One Mesoplodon densirostris isolate mMesDen1 chromosome X, mMesDen1 primary haplotype, whole genome shotgun sequence genomic region harbors:
- the LAS1L gene encoding ribosomal biogenesis protein LAS1L isoform X1, with protein sequence MDRVWSAWCGKCIKEKGSPPLWAQRIVVAWLSRAEWDQVTVYLFSDDHKLQRYALNRITVWRSRLGNELPLAVASTADLVRCKLMDVTGGLGTDELRLLYGMALVRFVNLISERKTKFAKLPLKFLAQEVNIPDWIVELRHELTHKKMPHINDCRRGCYFVLDWLQKTYWCRQLENSLRETWELEEDREETDEEDQEENKNIVIDDITEQKPEPKVEEKGAELDVKADGDSEGNKEVDPHWQKALRHKELYERARELLVSYEEEQYKVLEKFRYLPQAIKAWNNLSPPVECILAELKGITWENREALLDAFLDDGFLIPTFEQLAALQLDYEDGQTEVQRGEGTDPKSHKNVDLNDVLVPRPFSQFWQPLLRGLHSQTFTQALLERMLSELPALGDTGIRPTYILRWTIELIVANTKTGRNARRFSASQWEARKNWRLFNCPASLDWPQVVESCLGSPCWASPQLLQLIFKAMGQVLPDEEQEKLLRICSIYTQSGENNLVQEGSEASPIGKSPYTLDSLYWSLKPAGSSSGPEGEAQQQEEQGSLNDAKEDEKEKQEALEDQMEEDDEEEEEEENDDQKWEEGEEGDDDDDDDDDDDDDDDDDDEDEEEEDRMEVGPFSMEEESPTAENARLLAQKRGALEGSAWQVSSEDVRWDTFPLGRMPGQTEDPSELMLENYDTMYLLDQPVLDQRLEPPKCKTSTLGLSCSIGSGNCSNGSNDGGNLDGLLWSQDQLHGLKSGLQLF encoded by the exons GTTAGGCAACGAACTCCCCCTGGCAGTGGCTTCTACTGCTGACCTGGTACGCTGTAAGCTCATGGATGTAACTGGTGGCTTGGGCACTGATGAACTTAGACTGCTCTATGGCATGGCATTGGTCAG GTTTGTGAACCTTATCTCGGAGAGGAAGACAAAGTTTGCCAAGCTCCCTCTCAAGTTCCTGGCTCAGGAG GTGAACATTCCAGATTGGATTGTTGAACTTCGCCATGAGTTGACCCACAAGAAAATGCCCCATATAAATGACTGCCGCAGGG GCTGTTACTTTGTCCTGGATTGGCTCCAGAAGACCTACTGGTGCCGCCAACTGGAGAACAGCCTAAGAGAGACCTGGGAGTTGGAGGAGGACAGGGAAGAGACAGATGAAGAAGACCAAGAGGAAAATAAGAACATTGTCATTGATGACATCACAGAACAGAAACCAGAGCCTAAGGTTGAGGAGAAAGGTGCAGAGCTGGATGTTAAGGCTGATGGAGACAGCGAAGGCAACAAAGAGGTTGATCCGCATTGGCAAAAGGCTCTGAGACATAAAGAGTTGTATG AAAGAGCCCGAGAACTGCTGGTATCCTATGAAGAGGAGCAGTATAAG GTGTTGGAGAAATTTAGATATTTACCTCAGGCCATTAAGGCGTGGAATAACCTGTCCCCACCTGTAGAATGCATCCTGGCAGAGCTCAAGGGCATTACATGGGAGAACAG GGAGGCTCTGCTAGATGCTTTTCTGGATGACGGCTTTCTCATCCCCACATTTGAACAGTTGGCAGCTTTGCAGTTAGACTATGAAG ATGGGcagactgaggtccagagaggggaaggtactgacccaaagtcacaca AAAACGTGGACTTGAATGATGTCCTGGTGCCAAGGCCGTTCTCTCAATTCTGGCAGCCCCTGCTCAGGGGCCTGCACTCCCAGACCTTCACGCAGGCCCTGCTGGAAAGGATGCTCTCTGAGCTGCCAGCCTTGGGGGACACCGGGATCCGGCCCACTTACATCCTCAGATGGACCATTGAACTGATCGTGGCTAACACCAAGACTG gACGGAACGCCCGCCGGTTTTCTGCAAGCCAGTGGGAAGCGAGGAAGAACTGGAGGCTATTCAACTGCCCTGCCTCCCTTGACTGGCCCCAGGTGGTTGAGTCCTGCTTGGGCTCACCTTGCTGGGCCAGCCCCCAACTCCTTCAGCT CATCTTCAAAGCCATGGGGCAGGTCCTGCCAGACGAGGAGCAGGAGAAGCTGCTGCGCATCTGTTCCATTTATACCCAGAGTGGAGAAAACAACCTGGTGCAGGAGGGCTCAGAGGCTTCCCCCATTGGGAAGTCTCCATACACACTGGACAGCCTGTATTGGAGCCTCAAACCAGCTGGCTCGAGCTCTGGACCTGAAGGAGAAGCCCAGCAACAGGAGGAACAGGGCAGCCTTAATGATGCCAAGGAAGATGAGAAGGAGAAGCAAGAGGCCTTGGAAGACCAGATGGAAGAGgatgatgaagaggaggaggaagaggaaaatgatgaccagaagtgggaggagggggaggaaggtgatgatGACGATGACGATGACGATGACGACGACGACGACGATGACGATGACGAcgaagatgaggaggaggaagacaggaTGGAAGTGGGGCCTTTCTCTATGGAGGAAGAGTCCCCCACTGCTGAGAATGCCAGGCTCCTGGCCCAGAAAAGAGGAGCTTTGGAGGGCTCTGCATGGCAAGTTAGCTCAG AAGATGTACGATGGGACACTTTCCCCTTAGGCCGAATGCCAGGTCAGACCGAGGACCCATCAGAGCTTATGCTGGAGAATTATGACACCATGTATCTTTTGGACCAGCCAGTGTTAGACCAGCGGCTGGAACCCCCAAAATGCAAGACTAG CACCCTGGGCCTGAGCTGCAGCATTGGCAGTGGCAACTGCAGCAACGGCAGCAATGACGGCGGCAACTTGGACGGCCTTCTCTGGAGCCAGGACCAGCTGCATGGGCTCAAAAGTGGCCTACAGCTCTTCTGA
- the LAS1L gene encoding ribosomal biogenesis protein LAS1L isoform X2: MDRVWSAWCGKCIKEKGSPPLWAQRIVVAWLSRAEWDQVTVYLFSDDHKLQRYALNRITVWRSRLGNELPLAVASTADLVRCKLMDVTGGLGTDELRLLYGMALVRFVNLISERKTKFAKLPLKFLAQEVNIPDWIVELRHELTHKKMPHINDCRRGCYFVLDWLQKTYWCRQLENSLRETWELEEDREETDEEDQEENKNIVIDDITEQKPEPKVEEKGAELDVKADGDSEGNKEVDPHWQKALRHKELYERARELLVSYEEEQYKVLEKFRYLPQAIKAWNNLSPPVECILAELKGITWENREALLDAFLDDGFLIPTFEQLAALQLDYEENVDLNDVLVPRPFSQFWQPLLRGLHSQTFTQALLERMLSELPALGDTGIRPTYILRWTIELIVANTKTGRNARRFSASQWEARKNWRLFNCPASLDWPQVVESCLGSPCWASPQLLQLIFKAMGQVLPDEEQEKLLRICSIYTQSGENNLVQEGSEASPIGKSPYTLDSLYWSLKPAGSSSGPEGEAQQQEEQGSLNDAKEDEKEKQEALEDQMEEDDEEEEEEENDDQKWEEGEEGDDDDDDDDDDDDDDDDDDEDEEEEDRMEVGPFSMEEESPTAENARLLAQKRGALEGSAWQVSSEDVRWDTFPLGRMPGQTEDPSELMLENYDTMYLLDQPVLDQRLEPPKCKTSTLGLSCSIGSGNCSNGSNDGGNLDGLLWSQDQLHGLKSGLQLF, encoded by the exons GTTAGGCAACGAACTCCCCCTGGCAGTGGCTTCTACTGCTGACCTGGTACGCTGTAAGCTCATGGATGTAACTGGTGGCTTGGGCACTGATGAACTTAGACTGCTCTATGGCATGGCATTGGTCAG GTTTGTGAACCTTATCTCGGAGAGGAAGACAAAGTTTGCCAAGCTCCCTCTCAAGTTCCTGGCTCAGGAG GTGAACATTCCAGATTGGATTGTTGAACTTCGCCATGAGTTGACCCACAAGAAAATGCCCCATATAAATGACTGCCGCAGGG GCTGTTACTTTGTCCTGGATTGGCTCCAGAAGACCTACTGGTGCCGCCAACTGGAGAACAGCCTAAGAGAGACCTGGGAGTTGGAGGAGGACAGGGAAGAGACAGATGAAGAAGACCAAGAGGAAAATAAGAACATTGTCATTGATGACATCACAGAACAGAAACCAGAGCCTAAGGTTGAGGAGAAAGGTGCAGAGCTGGATGTTAAGGCTGATGGAGACAGCGAAGGCAACAAAGAGGTTGATCCGCATTGGCAAAAGGCTCTGAGACATAAAGAGTTGTATG AAAGAGCCCGAGAACTGCTGGTATCCTATGAAGAGGAGCAGTATAAG GTGTTGGAGAAATTTAGATATTTACCTCAGGCCATTAAGGCGTGGAATAACCTGTCCCCACCTGTAGAATGCATCCTGGCAGAGCTCAAGGGCATTACATGGGAGAACAG GGAGGCTCTGCTAGATGCTTTTCTGGATGACGGCTTTCTCATCCCCACATTTGAACAGTTGGCAGCTTTGCAGTTAGACTATGAAG AAAACGTGGACTTGAATGATGTCCTGGTGCCAAGGCCGTTCTCTCAATTCTGGCAGCCCCTGCTCAGGGGCCTGCACTCCCAGACCTTCACGCAGGCCCTGCTGGAAAGGATGCTCTCTGAGCTGCCAGCCTTGGGGGACACCGGGATCCGGCCCACTTACATCCTCAGATGGACCATTGAACTGATCGTGGCTAACACCAAGACTG gACGGAACGCCCGCCGGTTTTCTGCAAGCCAGTGGGAAGCGAGGAAGAACTGGAGGCTATTCAACTGCCCTGCCTCCCTTGACTGGCCCCAGGTGGTTGAGTCCTGCTTGGGCTCACCTTGCTGGGCCAGCCCCCAACTCCTTCAGCT CATCTTCAAAGCCATGGGGCAGGTCCTGCCAGACGAGGAGCAGGAGAAGCTGCTGCGCATCTGTTCCATTTATACCCAGAGTGGAGAAAACAACCTGGTGCAGGAGGGCTCAGAGGCTTCCCCCATTGGGAAGTCTCCATACACACTGGACAGCCTGTATTGGAGCCTCAAACCAGCTGGCTCGAGCTCTGGACCTGAAGGAGAAGCCCAGCAACAGGAGGAACAGGGCAGCCTTAATGATGCCAAGGAAGATGAGAAGGAGAAGCAAGAGGCCTTGGAAGACCAGATGGAAGAGgatgatgaagaggaggaggaagaggaaaatgatgaccagaagtgggaggagggggaggaaggtgatgatGACGATGACGATGACGATGACGACGACGACGACGATGACGATGACGAcgaagatgaggaggaggaagacaggaTGGAAGTGGGGCCTTTCTCTATGGAGGAAGAGTCCCCCACTGCTGAGAATGCCAGGCTCCTGGCCCAGAAAAGAGGAGCTTTGGAGGGCTCTGCATGGCAAGTTAGCTCAG AAGATGTACGATGGGACACTTTCCCCTTAGGCCGAATGCCAGGTCAGACCGAGGACCCATCAGAGCTTATGCTGGAGAATTATGACACCATGTATCTTTTGGACCAGCCAGTGTTAGACCAGCGGCTGGAACCCCCAAAATGCAAGACTAG CACCCTGGGCCTGAGCTGCAGCATTGGCAGTGGCAACTGCAGCAACGGCAGCAATGACGGCGGCAACTTGGACGGCCTTCTCTGGAGCCAGGACCAGCTGCATGGGCTCAAAAGTGGCCTACAGCTCTTCTGA
- the LAS1L gene encoding ribosomal biogenesis protein LAS1L isoform X3: MDRVWSAWCGKCIKEKGSPPLWAQRIVVAWLSRAEWDQVTVYLFSDDHKLQRYALNRITVWRSRLGNELPLAVASTADLVRCKLMDVTGGLGTDELRLLYGMALVRFVNLISERKTKFAKLPLKFLAQEVNIPDWIVELRHELTHKKMPHINDCRRGCYFVLDWLQKTYWCRQLENSLRETWELEEDREETDEEDQEENKNIVIDDITEQKPEPKVEEKGAELDVKADGDSEGNKEVDPHWQKALRHKELYERARELLVSYEEEQYKVLEKFRYLPQAIKAWNNLSPPVECILAELKGITWENREALLDAFLDDGFLIPTFEQLAALQLDYEGRNARRFSASQWEARKNWRLFNCPASLDWPQVVESCLGSPCWASPQLLQLIFKAMGQVLPDEEQEKLLRICSIYTQSGENNLVQEGSEASPIGKSPYTLDSLYWSLKPAGSSSGPEGEAQQQEEQGSLNDAKEDEKEKQEALEDQMEEDDEEEEEEENDDQKWEEGEEGDDDDDDDDDDDDDDDDDDEDEEEEDRMEVGPFSMEEESPTAENARLLAQKRGALEGSAWQVSSEDVRWDTFPLGRMPGQTEDPSELMLENYDTMYLLDQPVLDQRLEPPKCKTSTLGLSCSIGSGNCSNGSNDGGNLDGLLWSQDQLHGLKSGLQLF, encoded by the exons GTTAGGCAACGAACTCCCCCTGGCAGTGGCTTCTACTGCTGACCTGGTACGCTGTAAGCTCATGGATGTAACTGGTGGCTTGGGCACTGATGAACTTAGACTGCTCTATGGCATGGCATTGGTCAG GTTTGTGAACCTTATCTCGGAGAGGAAGACAAAGTTTGCCAAGCTCCCTCTCAAGTTCCTGGCTCAGGAG GTGAACATTCCAGATTGGATTGTTGAACTTCGCCATGAGTTGACCCACAAGAAAATGCCCCATATAAATGACTGCCGCAGGG GCTGTTACTTTGTCCTGGATTGGCTCCAGAAGACCTACTGGTGCCGCCAACTGGAGAACAGCCTAAGAGAGACCTGGGAGTTGGAGGAGGACAGGGAAGAGACAGATGAAGAAGACCAAGAGGAAAATAAGAACATTGTCATTGATGACATCACAGAACAGAAACCAGAGCCTAAGGTTGAGGAGAAAGGTGCAGAGCTGGATGTTAAGGCTGATGGAGACAGCGAAGGCAACAAAGAGGTTGATCCGCATTGGCAAAAGGCTCTGAGACATAAAGAGTTGTATG AAAGAGCCCGAGAACTGCTGGTATCCTATGAAGAGGAGCAGTATAAG GTGTTGGAGAAATTTAGATATTTACCTCAGGCCATTAAGGCGTGGAATAACCTGTCCCCACCTGTAGAATGCATCCTGGCAGAGCTCAAGGGCATTACATGGGAGAACAG GGAGGCTCTGCTAGATGCTTTTCTGGATGACGGCTTTCTCATCCCCACATTTGAACAGTTGGCAGCTTTGCAGTTAGACTATGAAG gACGGAACGCCCGCCGGTTTTCTGCAAGCCAGTGGGAAGCGAGGAAGAACTGGAGGCTATTCAACTGCCCTGCCTCCCTTGACTGGCCCCAGGTGGTTGAGTCCTGCTTGGGCTCACCTTGCTGGGCCAGCCCCCAACTCCTTCAGCT CATCTTCAAAGCCATGGGGCAGGTCCTGCCAGACGAGGAGCAGGAGAAGCTGCTGCGCATCTGTTCCATTTATACCCAGAGTGGAGAAAACAACCTGGTGCAGGAGGGCTCAGAGGCTTCCCCCATTGGGAAGTCTCCATACACACTGGACAGCCTGTATTGGAGCCTCAAACCAGCTGGCTCGAGCTCTGGACCTGAAGGAGAAGCCCAGCAACAGGAGGAACAGGGCAGCCTTAATGATGCCAAGGAAGATGAGAAGGAGAAGCAAGAGGCCTTGGAAGACCAGATGGAAGAGgatgatgaagaggaggaggaagaggaaaatgatgaccagaagtgggaggagggggaggaaggtgatgatGACGATGACGATGACGATGACGACGACGACGACGATGACGATGACGAcgaagatgaggaggaggaagacaggaTGGAAGTGGGGCCTTTCTCTATGGAGGAAGAGTCCCCCACTGCTGAGAATGCCAGGCTCCTGGCCCAGAAAAGAGGAGCTTTGGAGGGCTCTGCATGGCAAGTTAGCTCAG AAGATGTACGATGGGACACTTTCCCCTTAGGCCGAATGCCAGGTCAGACCGAGGACCCATCAGAGCTTATGCTGGAGAATTATGACACCATGTATCTTTTGGACCAGCCAGTGTTAGACCAGCGGCTGGAACCCCCAAAATGCAAGACTAG CACCCTGGGCCTGAGCTGCAGCATTGGCAGTGGCAACTGCAGCAACGGCAGCAATGACGGCGGCAACTTGGACGGCCTTCTCTGGAGCCAGGACCAGCTGCATGGGCTCAAAAGTGGCCTACAGCTCTTCTGA